Part of the Polaribacter sp. Hel1_33_78 genome is shown below.
GAATCGTTTTTTATTATCTTTTATGTACGATTGAATGGTGTTCATTTGGTATGTTTTTTTTCTATACCAAAAATAGAAAAATAATAACGAACTACTTTGAAGTTTGCAACTATTGTTTATATTTGCACCCCGATTTAGCTGAATTGGAAAGTTGCAGGCGTGGTGGAATTGGTAGACACGCTAGACTTAGGATCTAGTGCCGCGAGGTGTGAGAGTTCGAGTCTCTCCGCCTGTACAGATACAAACCTCATCATATTGATTTTCAATAAGTTGAGGTTTTTTAATTCAAAAAAAACCCTTCCTTTTACTTAAATTAGATCAGACTTAATACTAAATTAAATAAGTAGTTGATTTTAGTTGATTAAATTATAATCTATTTTTTTTTTTGAAGCTAGCAGTATATAAAATCAATTTTATTTTTAAAATTACAAGAGTTAGAATTTATTCTTTTTTAATCCTGAGACAGACCCTCGCGATAATTTTTATTTACTGAAAGTATCTTATTTTCAATAAAAAAAACCTGGCCAATACTAGCTTCACAACAAACGAATACAAGATGTATTAGGTTTAAAATTTATTTTAAAATGAAATCATAGGTTCTTTTTTAAAAACATTCTTCTCATATTTTGTATATTAGGTTCATAATTAATAAAACAAATTAGTAAAAGATGAAAAAATTTATTTTAAAATGGTACCCAATTATTTTAGCATTCCTTTGTTTATTGTACTCTGTAGGGTACGGTATATTAGGCATGACTGCTGAGGCTCAATATTCAGCTCACTGGCCAGGTACAATACTATTATTTGCAATAGCAATTAGACAAAGACGAACAACATGAATATAGGATTTTTTATAGTAGGTGGTTTAATATTCTCTATATATATGGGTTTAACCATATGGAATATTATTTACTCAAGTCGGAAACAAAAAGAAGAAAATTATCCAGACAATAAGAACAAATAAGGTTGTTATTATAGATAACAAGTGATGGTGATTTTATTTATTAACTATTGTTTTCTTGCAGGTTTTTAGTGCATAGATAGACTTTCGTAAAAAAGAATTTAGAAATAAGTATTTATTTTAAAGACTTATATTTGAGAAAACTTTTTTATGAAAGCCATCGTTTGCAATAAATTCGGAACTCCAGATACTTTAAGGTATCGGGAAATTGAAATTCCAAACCCAAATGAGGGTCAGGTTTTAATCGCTGTAAAAGCATGCAGTGTAAATTTTCCTGACACGCTAATTATTCAAGGAAAATATCAATTTAAGCCATCATTTCCTTTTTCACCCGGAAGTGATGTTGCGGGGTTTGTAGAAAAGGTTGGTAAAAATGTAAAACATTTAAAAGTTGGAGATGAGGTAGTTGGCTTTATTCCCTTTGGCGGTTTTGCAGAGAAAGCAATTGTAAATGCTAAAGATTGTTTTCCTAAGCCTAGAGGAATGTCCATGGTAAATGCTTCGGCTTTTTTATTAGCTTACGGCACCTCTTACCATGCGTTGAAAGGTAGAGCAAATTTACAAAAAGGAGAGACTGTTTTAATTTTAGGAGCTTCAGGTGGCGTTGGTTTAACAGCTTTAGAATTGGCAAAATTAATGGGAGCAAAAGTTATTGCCGCGGCATCTTCTGGAGAAAAATTAGATTTATGTAAACAATTCGGAGCAGATGAAGTCATTAATTACACAGAGGAAAATTTAAAAGACAGGGTAAAAGAATTGACAAATGGAAAAGGAGTTGATATAATTTATGATCCTGTTGGAGGGCATTTTTCTGAATTGGCCTTAAGAGCTATTGCATGGAAAGGAAGACATTTGGTCATTGGTTTTGCAAATGGTGAAATCCCTAAAATTCCTATTAATTTAACTTTATTAAAAGGGGCGAGTATTGTGGGTGTTTTTTGGGGAGCTTTTGCTCAAAAACAACCCAAAGAAAGTCTAGAGAATATTAAACAATTATTAGCATGGTTTGCAAAAGGAGATTTAAAACCACATATAGATAAAACCTATTCTTTAGAAAATGCACCAAAAGCATTGGAAGATATGATGCAAAGAAAGACAAAAGGTAAAATTGTAATTGATATGGAAATTTAACTTTTTGATTTTAAAAGAATTTCTTCAAAATTTAAAGTTTTTTCTGTGTTTAAAAAGAGATGGGCTGCTTCTTTTGGAGGAGTAGTTAGTTTTCTTTTTGTTAGATCAATCCAAGCGCCATACACTTTTATGACCGCAGATAATTTTCCAGCTTCATTAAAAACTTCATGCACAATTTT
Proteins encoded:
- a CDS encoding NADPH:quinone oxidoreductase family protein → MKAIVCNKFGTPDTLRYREIEIPNPNEGQVLIAVKACSVNFPDTLIIQGKYQFKPSFPFSPGSDVAGFVEKVGKNVKHLKVGDEVVGFIPFGGFAEKAIVNAKDCFPKPRGMSMVNASAFLLAYGTSYHALKGRANLQKGETVLILGASGGVGLTALELAKLMGAKVIAAASSGEKLDLCKQFGADEVINYTEENLKDRVKELTNGKGVDIIYDPVGGHFSELALRAIAWKGRHLVIGFANGEIPKIPINLTLLKGASIVGVFWGAFAQKQPKESLENIKQLLAWFAKGDLKPHIDKTYSLENAPKALEDMMQRKTKGKIVIDMEI